ctttctgggCGGATGGTGTTAGTGTTGCAGCTTACCTAATAAGTCGAGGAGCTTCAATTCccatgaatttcagacttcttgAAGAAGTTTagagcgataaagaggtaaacttttcttatttaaaagtttttggtcatgtttcttatgttcatattgattctgatgctcATAGTAAACTTGATGTAaagtttaaaatatgttttttcattggctatggtgacgAGAAATTTGActatcggttttgggatgaacaaaataggaaaatcatcagaattagaaatgtgatatttaatgaacatgTTATGCATaaggacaggtcaactgtagtgATATATGTCAAAAATAGATCAAAAGAAatctgagtttgttaacttagatgagttgactgaaagtattgtccaggaaaggggtgaagaggataaagagaatgtagaatcacaggtAGATCAGAGTACACCTATAGTTGTGGTCCGTAGATCTTTCAagaccattagacctccacaacGTTACTCACCCGCTCTAAATTATCTCCTATTgactgatggtggtgagccagagtgttatgacGAAGCCTTGCAGGATGAAAATTCAAGCGAGTAGGAGTTAGCCACTAAtgatgagatggattccctatTGGGGAATCAGACATAGGAATTGAATGAATTGCTATtagggaagaaggctttgcacaacaagtgggtatacaaaaTAAAGAATGAGTATGATGGTAGCACGCGGTGCAATGCCAAATTAGTTGTCAAAGGAATCCAGCAGAAGTAAGGCATTGACTTCACAAAAATATTctctccagttgtgaagatgtcaacgATTAGACTGGTACCGGGAATGGCGGCTACAGAAaacctacatcttgagcagttagatgtgaagacgaccttccttcatggtgacttggaggaagacatttaCATGATTTAGCCTGAAGGGTTCATTATCTAGGGACAAGAGAATCTAGTTTACAAACtaagaaagagcttgtatggcctaaaacaagctccaagaaagtggtataagaaatttgacagttttatgcatagaattgggttcaagagatctAAAGCTGATCACTTTTactatgttaagttctttggcAATTCTTACATAATTCTACTACTGTATGTAGATGATAAGCTCATTGCAGGGTCTGACATTGAGAAGATTAACAAtatgaagaagcaattgtcaaaatagtttgcaatgaaggatttgggagctgcaaagcaaatccttggaatgagaatcattagagacaaggctaatggtatATCGAGCTTTCatagtcagagtatgtgaagaaagtTTTCAACAAGTTTAACATGAATGAAGCCAAActagtgagcacacccttgggtagtcatttcaaactaagcaaagaaTAGTCACCAAAGACAGAAGAataaagggaccatatgagcaaggtgccctatgcctcagctattgacagcttgatgtatgctatggtgtgtacaaggtcAGAAATTGacatgcagtgggagttgtgagcagattcataagtaggccaggaaagcagcattgggaggcagtcaagtggattctaaGATATTtaaggggttcatcagatacatgtcattgcttcacaggtgcaagtttgaaactgcagggttatgtagatgttgattttgctagtgataatgatagtagaaagaggaCTATGGGGTTTGTATTTACATTTTGGTGGTACAACGATATATTGGGCTTCAAATCAACAAAAAGATTGTTGCTTTGTCTACTACAAAACTTGAGTATGTTGTAGCAACTGAAACTGaaaaggagatgatttggttaCATGATTTTTTAGAAGAATTGGGTCAGAAGTAGAAGATGAgcatttgttagaattggtgtattcccaagagggggggtgaattggaattttaaaatttatcacctaggttgaactggataaatagcaatatatacacaacctagggtatgcctattcaatttccaaatgcgtagataaatataatgtgaaaattaagtcatacgcatcattcacccataacatacatgtgcggtaaatataaagtgcggaaataaaaatgaacacatgatatgttatcggggttcggccaaccgtgcctacgtccccgcctcaagctcgcaagctagaggattccactaatagctcacttaagggtggagcggcaccgtttacaaccaggtcaaattaacacagggttgacctcaaccttaaccaggtcaaattaacacagggctgacctcaaccttaaccaggtcaattagcggggctgacctcaacctacacgccttaacaggacgacgcacctagctttcctaaccgggtctaagccaatccgggactattccagggctagtctccctcttcaggcccgtgcctggaaatacaatcaaagtgtattacaatgaactggtacagtgattgtgcttttaagtaaagcagatatgtacccaaattcgcacaataatatacaccacaaatatgaaataatttgtaagctcaatgtggtcaatatggttcaactctcaaagtatattctatcagtgtaatgtgtacgtgagagtgtcgaactaacagtctttgtatcacaagatatgttcaataaataggttcacacaaagatgtcaagtcttgtatatttcgatcatttagatatttcaagcatgtaagtattaaacgatgtatatgcttgatttgcaaaagacctgtaatctttgtattcagcaaatgatatatgagtgaaagaatgttgcaacaaagatcacaatcacacatgcaaatatctcttcaaagtattttgcaacataaaagtacaatagatatttgaaagtgttttgaaaagtttttgcagacaaaagcaaatacactcttctcaagatcttgcaatgaaggtgcaagcttagaagatctaacaaggtcttcttaggaaatgctttattagcaaaagcctcctaagaatcctaaggtttggctctcaagaaaatcaaacgagtaacacaaggagagcaaacctattaagcaaaacactcaatcaacttacaaaatatgtaggcaatgctagaaggcaagtatgagtggtttgagtaataaaatgagtattatagggttttggtttttcaaagaatttttccctaatcaaggtggctaataccttaaatctttgcaaatgaaggcatatatataggcaagggagaaaatatgaccgttggggacctatagggtattatcagaaaagtttaatgaagtttagtgcattttaaccctgtttagaaaagtattaaccacggtaaaaatgggagcaacccgagaggtccagtcgaccaaaagtagctcggtcgaccgggactcaagtagcttggtcgaccgagggcattttgaactaaggggtcggtcgaccgggtaaaggcgatttttgaaatctccgagtttcggtcgaccgaggcctttttgaactacacgGCTCGGCCGatcgagttgttgggaattctcccgaggcgcttcggtcgaccgagttgttggagtacaaaagtggtcggtcgaccggggggtcaaatagttgactcccaggtggttcggtcgaccgaggtcaaatgacctgtaaggggtcggtcgaccgggaccgggtcaaatagttgacccggaccggtttcggtcgaccgggccaatttgaactgtttggctcggtcgaccgaaagtgcaccaagtgtgcatttcggtcccgaattgacccaactcaatcaattttaagtgcctaataaacatatgtgcatatgtgtgtgtcctaaggccacttggggtccaattttgaagacaccgaaaaagtccggtgtcggtcgacctttggtcgcccgaaggtacactctaaggtctttctatggttcggtttgagcttacaaagtaaatcattcatgtgatgtgtgtgagcttattacaaaccgaaaaaccctaattactattacagacaatttcactggaaaatatttcaattaagagtttatgaaactgtcttcaagcctttcttgctttgtgcacatcttgatcttgtcattcttgattcctgcacaaaaactcaattacccattagatacaatgagtatttgtcataatcaaaaccgggcgtgacacgtaaggtcaacaatctccccctttttgttgatgacaaatacgacaagcaaaaatatagggttaagcctaagaaggctcaaAATATatggttaagcctaagaaggctccccctcacaatatgcatcaaatgtatttaaatgaataagaccattatttttgcctttccatctcccccttttggcaacaacaaaaagggctatttGAATtgaaaatcctaggcaatgggtgactAGTATACTTATACGTGATGGATTTTGGAAAGATattggaaaaattttggcagagtgtcgtttgtaaattggactttccaaaagatatcctgtataagtatgacctgtttgagtttaaatctTCTAACAATTAATCcgcaactactcaaacagttcagtatggtccaattttTAGCAAGTGAGATATTAAACATAAATTGGACAGTTTGTGCAATGAAGGTATAAAGTGTGTGCACAATCAATATAACTGGTGATTTCAAGATGTAGATGTCATAGCAACCATAATTAAGCCAGAAATATACAAAAACCTTTGAACAATGGGACATATCATAaaacccgtggaagatttgagttaagggCACAAGGCATATGATAGTAAAAATAAGGTTTAAGCATAAATGCAGTCTAACTgattcacatgcattttcacatgTTTTCAATAAGCCAGTTATATAGCGCACCACCCTTAAgatatgacataaaattttaatgcaCGGAAAGAACAAGTCATGTAGACAAGTAAGCACACTAGCAAGACATATGATATatccaatatgagttcagttcttgCTTTTATAACTGgatatagatatgcatatatatatatatatgtatatatatattccccttaaaTATATGCAAAAAGAATTGGGGAAGTTGCTTGAAAAGAAGAGAAccttttctggtttgtcaattatgCGCATACTCATTTATAACCAAAAAAATCATAACCATAGTGATCCAAAAATTTATGATTtacatgcatgatcatatggcaaatcaagtagcAGTGGCAATATGAACATATTTCATTctatttaagcacaagccacacttgatttaaAGTACACCCAATCCCAGTGTATTTTGTGAGCAAGACAAGATGAATATTTGtttcagatgctccccctaaatgtatgcaaattatgaaacaaatacttcacatgtatgtatatacatttggcacacacaagtaatgtttcaattatttgggcaaatgtctatagaaaattcggcagcatgccggctgtaaatagGGTATTTCCCAAATATTACCTGCACAAAAACTATCTCAAACAACCAGTATTATAAAagtaaggcacacgagaacctatcatctaccagcaggcaaatCTCAACAaatgcatccgccatgcagtaggcattctatactactcataCATTTCAATACCATGCACAATTAATCACAAGAGCATGCAAGTCAAGATACTGCagacgcatatatatatatatatatcataaatgaCCAAAGTAGTATATCAATAATATCACATGAGTACAAAATAAAGCGAAAGAGCTGTTTTATTTAGTACAGATAAGATGATATAACATAacaacaaaaagaatcaaggccacgctatctgatctgtggacaactctggagtctagatctcccctccatcatctcctccatcttctcctccatcctctcctccatcaccaccatcggcGGCATCAAAGTCAAAATCCatcgtcatccgatctctctcatcctgcatctcctgaatgcgatcactcagctcactgaagccgGCTGTCATAGTCCGCTCCAAGTCTGTAAGGCGGCtatcagtggagatggagtgctgctggaacTCCTGCCTAAGTGCAGTGGATGATGATGCAAGATCCTGTAAGTCAGACTGGACCGATCCTCTAAACTGTATAAACATGTCTGACAAGCCAGAGATCGCAGTCATGAGATCTGTCATCGATGGCTGTGGAGGTGGaggtggctcctgtggggcccTACCCTGTGCTGCAGCTGCTCTAGAGGGGACCCAAACATTCCCTACaagctcataccccatcagtctaagggtcaATCCAGAGAAGGTGTCCGCCGGTCTTCTCCTCTTCAGTGATGCCACATTTGTCCTTGTGACACCAATATTCCTAAACAATTTGTTCAGGATTcccccatatggcatgatcactcggtggccaaacgtcttggccatcatccatcggatAATCAAACTCGGTAGGTCCAATTTCTTCCgagcaaagaggcaccacataacaaagcaatccaaaaaggagacgtgcactctagatcccgccttgggcaggaTGTTGTATGTGATCAGATGGTGCACGATCTTAGCTTCTAGGCTGAACTGTCTGTACTGGGGAGGATGGATCTGGCTAACAGTGCCAGGGTCAGTCATGGTTAGATTGGCGAATGTGGCTACGGTAAATCCCTGATCAAGGATCCAAGTGTTTCCCACTTCAGGGCACTGAAAATCGCCACGGCCTATGTCAAGGACTTCAGAGATATATTGTGCATCAAACCGCACATCTGTCCTCAACACACGGGAGAAATACCCATTCTCATCACTGCCAAGGTTGGCATAAAACATCCTGACGAACGTTGGGTAATGTCCCCCAGGTTGGTAGGAGATAAAtgatctccacccctgatactcgaacaAGTCTAATATATTCTGAAAGTATTGACCCATAAAGactaagtcgagtatcttaccaagtatgacctccttgggacggaactcccGTATGTACCGCATCTTGCATCTGTCAGAGAGAAAGTACTCATCCTCGGCATGTGCAAGATCGTGAGCTTCAATATGTGCCATGGGAATGATGATATGAGGCTAGAATATAAGGAAATACAAGAAGGGAATGTAAAGTCTCTCAAGGATCTCGCGCAAATGGGCTGAAAACGAAGAGATTTAACATATATatcgcagctcggtcgaccaggagtagatacggtcgaccgacgcttgaaATTCCCCAGGTACCgacacctttcggtcgaccaaggcaaaaatgaactagaatggtcggtcgaccgtaagggtgtattgtgccaggtttcggtcgaccagggggaaaccgagactttcggtcgaccgagacattttgttcatgaaggttcggtcgaccgttaagggtcaaagtcaacatggtccggtcgaccgaggcattttataactacagtgctcggtcgaccgagcacagTTAAATTTCCcagtttttcttgatttttgatccagagttctccctaaggtccagATTTGATGTGTAATAGCATAACCATGATTCTTAGGGGTTCTTGGTGAAGAAATATCACTCAAGTGAGGTGTGTACCAAGAAATGACTCTATCAATCTATTTTAGATACCGGGCACTACGGAGTATGACGCTTTTCTTAACTTGGACTCAAAGGTGATTGGATAGTGTCCTATAGAGATGATGACATGAAGGAGTAGGGATACGAACCAAGAACGAGTTAAGACTCACCGAGTATGACTCGCGGTTTTGGTGAGGGCTACCTATGAAAGGGATAGGTGAGTGCGTGTACCACGATTATCACTATACCCAATGACCGCTTTTCAATCCTATCGTCATCACAACATTTTAAATGTGAGCCTCGGAACTAAGGAAATATGTCAAGAATGTATTCTCGATTTGAATTTGCTTTTCCTTGAGTTCTACAAGAtttgcttcgctgattatccatctcatttccttttcaagtcctctctcgcTGCTTAGTAAGCAGTTAAGCCACgtatgccacacaaatttgcaAAATAAACAAGCATGGCATATATGTGAAGGATTGTGCTTGTTTATTCCATCTTTCTTTGGTGAGACTGGATTATTCGTTCTATGTGAGCAACCCGAACCCCTtttaaaatgagttttctttttagaTCCAAAGGGTTTATCATGATTATTCGTATTAATCTCAGGAGCAACTTTCGAATAATCATTTGTTTCTTCATCTAAGCATGCAATATTCAGTATCTtctcaacctttttcttttcaagaatagcatgaaaaaTTTTTAGCCCTTTTAATTgatttgctattcttttgttctcattctttaggCGTATTTCATGCTTAGAAGTTccaactagaaacttgtgcattttcaataaggtcttttctagttcttcatgtgatagcatgctttTGATATTCAaatcaatacatgattcatcaagaGAATTACAACGGTCTTCATATGAATCACTATATGCATGCTCAATAGGACTATCACGAGGCACAAGAGATGATTCATTCCTTAATAGACtacaacattcaatatatgaatcatcacaaacaTCACTATCAAAATTATCATGATTTTCAACAAATGGTCCAGCATTTGATATGTCACAAAAACAACCATATGATTCATCGCAGGATTTTTCATAGTAAATATCGCATGAACCATTCACagcattatcaacagatgattcagtatatgacccaatacagcattcattacataaatcatcaGGAGGGctagagtaagaatcatatacctcatctttgatgtctagctcatgaattacctcctcttgatAATTTAAGCTTGGAGCATCTGGAGGAGTTACTATTTCTAATTCCtgggattttccatatttcttttccaatttgtcccagatttcctgtgcactttgatatgccacaaactcaacaaagatatcagaatctaaagcaagatgtaacatgttcatggcattagagctgatcatattaaaatcattttcatgtattTGTGCAAATCTTCCTTTgacagtcacaagccagaccctccagtctatagatttcaaaaatacggtcattttaactttccacacggtgtagtcgacaccataaaatactggaggactggaaagtgactgtccctcaacgaatggggatacaccaatgtgagccattgcgatctttttacaaaaacgtttaagtcaagtgcaacgaggctctgataccaattgttagaattggtgtattcccaagagggggggtgaattggaattttaaaatttatcacctaggttgaactggataaatagcaatatatacacaacctagggtatgcctattcaatttccaaatgcgtagataaatataatgtgaaaattaagtcatacgcatcattcacccataacatacatgtgcggtaaatataaagtgcggaaataaaaatgaacacacgatatgttatcggggttcggccaaccgtgcctacgcccccgcctcaagctcgcaagctagaggattccactaatagctcacttaagggtggagcggcaccgttgttgggtcgaccgagttgttgggaattctcccgaggcgcttcggtcgaccgagttgttggagtacaaaagtggtcggtcgaccggggggtcaaatagttgactcccaggtggttcggtcgaccgaggtcaaatgacctgtaaggggtcggtcgaccgggaccgggtcaaatagttgacccggaccggtttcggtcgaccgggccaatttgaactgtttggctcggtcgaccgaaagtgcaccaagtgtgcatttcggtcccgaattgacccaactcaatcaagtttaagtgcctaataaacatatgtgcatatgtgtgtgtcctaaggccacttggggtccaattttgaagacaccgaaaaagtccggtgtggGTCGACCTTtggtcgcccgaaggtacactctaaggtctttctatggttcggtttgagcttacaaaataaatcattcatgtgatgtgtgtgagcttattacaaaccgaaaaaccctaattactattacagacaatttcactggaaaatatttcaattaagagtttatgaaactgtcttcaagcctttcttgctttgtgcacatcttgatcttgtcattcttgattcctgcacaaaaactcaattacccattagatacaatgagtatttgtcataatcaaaaccgggcgtgacacgTAAGGTCAACAGCATTCTACATAGTGACAatcagagtgcaatttttcttacTAAAAATTCAGCTTTTCATTTAAAGTCAAAGCATTTacagacaaaataccactttattcaTTACCTTATTGAAGACAAGTTGGTAATACTTGAAAAGTTCTGTGGATCTAAGAATTCGACatacatgttgactaagggtgtcactattgagcagctgaagctgtgtgcagttttagttggtcttctagcttgaggacagAAGGATGAGTTACAGAGATGAGGGATTGTGATCGatgttggtgattgaactagtctccaagtgggagattttttgggctttgtggagcctagttgggTTTGATCTGGATGATGATCCGACTCGAATTAATGATGCGTGGTTTTTTAAATGAGAGTTTTCTATCCTAAAACTTAGTCcgtggagcgaaggcttgggtcGATAGCCCCAAGCCGTAGCACTTATGGACTAAGCGGCCCAAGTTGCTCCTCTGGAAAAATTTTTGGGCTCGTTTTGTAGCCCATTGGGAACCTTGTGCGTAGTATATAAAACTATTACTTTTTTGGTGATTAGCTTTTAACCGTCATTTTTGAGGGCGAGAGAGAAAACATTGTATAACCGTAGTCTTTGTTTTTCTTCCTTATTATAGTAAAATCCCTACAATTCCGTGGACGTAGACAAAATTGTTGAATCATGTAAATATTGCCTTGTATGTGTAATTATTTTTCTTTGACGTGAATTGTTTCTCACATGATCTGAGAATTTCGTGTTAATTCCCTACAGTTGCAGTATGTAATTAAaggtaaaaaggaaaaaaaaatttaaatgcaaggacaaaaaagaaaaaataatttaaagaaCAATTGTACCATATTGATAGcatataattaagaaaaaaataggaaaaaatatattttttaaggcTATTATGCACATAAGGGAAAAAAGGGAAAATTGTTTTCAGCCATATTGCATGCAGGAACCTAATAACTCACAAAGATTGAGggtataatttgaaaaaaaaattatttgattaatttctGATTGAATACCGATAGAAAGTGGGCATGAAGGGATGTGAACCATAGATTCAAACTTAAGGGAGACcgtaagtttttaaaattttcttgaaGATTCTTGTCTTTTAGTAAATTCTGGAAGAGGTGAACttgctaaaaaaataaaaaataataattcaaggGCTTATGGTATAATGGTATTGTCTTTAAAAGTGAACTGGGGTAGTGGGGTGCGTTGATAATGTGATAGATTGTTGGAGGTTGTAATGTATTTTTAcccataaattaaattattactGCCCGCCGTTCCCCCCCGGGAGCCGTTGTAGGACGGGGAATCTCTCTCTCCACACTATGAAACCTGATACTGTTCATCACTTCAATCCTGTCCATTCATGTTCAACCACAACGCTCTGAACTCTGCAAGAACTCATCAGCCTCATGGCCTATCCTTCACCTCAATCTTCCACAGGTGCAAATCAATGAAAGAATTTAAGCAAACCCATACCCAACTTATTGTCAGAGGCCTGCCCCACCCACCCCCGTCTTCTCCGACCCACCATCTCTTTCTCATCTCTTGACCCTTTCGGCGACATTGACTATgccctccttctccttctccaaCCCTCGAATCCTCCCTTGCTTTTCCTCTTCAACACCGTGATCAGAGGCCTTGCACGGTCCTGCCATCGATCCAAATCAGTTTCGAGCTCATTGCTTGTGTTTGAGCGCATGGGTGAGCTCAACCTTTCTCCTAATAGCTTTGCTTTCACTTTCCTGTTTCAAGTTTGCTCGAAAATtgtaaattttgatttgggtAGGTTGATGCATTGTGTTGTGATTAAGAACTCGTTTGTGAATGATGTGTTTGTTCGCAATTCAATGATTCGATTTTACTCTGTTAGCAGTGAATTGGGTGATGCACGAGGGGTGTTTGATGAAAGTCCTGCTAGAGACGTCGTGTCCTGGAATGGGTATCTCGGGCATGGCGATGTATCTGAGGCTCTCGAGTTGTTTGGGAAAATGCCCAACAGAAATGATGTCTCATGGAATAGCCTTCTTGGGGGTTTTGTGAAGTTTGGTTGTGTGGGCGATCCTTATCGGCTTTTTGTTGTGATGCCGCGAAGGAATTTGGTTTCCTGGGTTCTGATGATTTCTGGTTATGCTCAGAATGGACAGCCAAAAGAAGCCTTGGAATTGTTTCGAGAGATGCAGTTGATGGATCAGGAGTGGATGCCAAACTCTGCAATTTTAGTGAGCGTTCTTTCTGCCTGCTCCCAGTTAGGAGCTTTGGATCATGGGAATTGGGTTCACACTCACATTAAAAAAAACACATGTAAATATGGATTCCATACTTTCTGCCGCTCTGATTGACATGTATGCAAAATGTGGCAGCATCGATTTTGCAATGCAAGTGTTTAGTTCATCTGGGAAGAAGGATGTTTCTGTGTATACTGCTGCAATTTCTGGGTTAGCAACAAATGGGCGCAGCAGGGAAGCACTACAACTTTTTGAGAAAATGATAGTTCAGGGCATCTCACCGGATGGTATTTCTTACATTGCAGTTTTATGTGCATGTAGTCAGATGGGTTGCATTGAGGAGGGTTTTAAATACTTTGCTTCTATTTTCCAGCATTGATGGAATATGACCAGAGTTGGATCACTATGCTTGTATGGTTGATCTTCTTGGTCGTGCTGGTATGTTGGAGGAGGCAGAAAACTTTGTTGCCTCAATGCCAATTATGCCAGATGCTGTGATTTGGGGGGCCCTGCTCGGTGCATGCAGGGttcatggaaatactgaaatgggTGAAAGAATAGGTAATATACTGATTGCATCTGACCAAAATAATGATGGCCGGTATATTCTCCTTTCAAACATCTATGCTGAATCCATGAAGGGAAAAGATGCCGAAGAAGTCAGGAAAGCTATGAGAAGCAGAAAACTGAAACGGATCCCTGGTTGTAGTCTTATTGAAGTGGATGGCATCGTTCATGAGTTTTTTGCAGGGGACAGATTGCATGAAAAAAAAGAGGAGATATATCTGAAGTGGGAGGCAATCGTTAAACAGATAAAGAATTTTGGGTACAAGGAAGAGACAAGAGGCGTTGTGTTTGATgtagaagaggaagagaaggagactATAATTGGG
This window of the Malania oleifera isolate guangnan ecotype guangnan chromosome 6, ASM2987363v1, whole genome shotgun sequence genome carries:
- the LOC131158657 gene encoding pentatricopeptide repeat-containing protein At5g66520-like — translated: MAYPSPQSSTEACPTHPRLLRPTISFSSLDPFGDIDYALLLLLQPSNPPLLFLFNTVIRGLARSCHRSKSVSSSLLVFERMGELNLSPNSFAFTFLFQVCSKIVNFDLGRLMHCVVIKNSFVNDVFVRNSMIRFYSVSSELGDARGVFDESPARDVVSWNGYLGHGDVSEALELFGKMPNRNDVSWNSLLGGFVKFGCVGDPYRLFVVMPRRNLVSWVLMISGYAQNGQPKEALELFREMQLMDQEWMPNSAILVSVLSACSHIDFAMQVFSSSGKKDVSVYTAAISGLATNGRSREALQLFEKMIVQGISPDELDHYACMVDLLGRAGMLEEAENFVASMPIMPDAVIWGALLGACRVHGNTEMGERIGNILIASDQNNDGRYILLSNIYAESMKGKDAEEVRKAMRSRKLKRIPGCSLIEVDGIVHEFFAGDRLHEKKEEIYLKWEAIVKQIKNFGYKEETRGVVFDVEEEEKETIIGYHSEKLAVAFGILCTKPGSMLRIVKNICICNDFHSAIKLVSKVFKRKISVRDRKLFHHFENGSCSCKDYGEQVMEIFLGRNSIEGKISSGRKKNLMKNDTSVHKILFQRCLEGISVRDEKQFHHFEDG